A stretch of the Vigna radiata var. radiata cultivar VC1973A chromosome 9, Vradiata_ver6, whole genome shotgun sequence genome encodes the following:
- the LOC106774239 gene encoding DEAD-box ATP-dependent RNA helicase 56, whose protein sequence is MGELKDPEAYEEELLDYEEEDEKAPDSAKPAESGKKGYVGIHSSGFRDFLLKPELLRAIVDSGFEHPSEVQHECIPQAILGMDVICQAKSGMGKTAVFVLSSLQQVDPVPGQVAALVLCHTRELAYQICHEFERFSTYLPDIKAAVFYGGVNIKVHKELLKNECPHIVVGTPGRILALARDKDLGLKNVRHFILDECDKMLESLDMRRDVQEIFKLTPHDKQVMMFSATLSKEIRPVCKKFMQDPMEIYVDDEAKLTLHGLVQHYIKLQESEKNRKLNDLLDALDFNQVVIFVKSVSRAAELNKLLVECNFPSICIHSAMSQEERLKRYKGFKEGKQRILVATDLVGRGIDIERVNIVINYDMPDSADTYLHRVGRAGRFGTKGLAITFVSSTADSEVLNQVQSRFEVDIKELPEQIDTSTYMPN, encoded by the exons ATGGGAGAATTGAAGGACCCCGAGGCTTACGAGGAAGAGCTCCTTGATTacgaagaagaagatgagaaagCTCCCGATTCTGCCAAGCCTGCAGAATCCGGCAAGAA GGGCTATGTTGGCATCCATAGTTCGGGTTTTCGAGACTTCCTGTTGAAGCCAGAGCTTCTGCGAGCCATTGTAGATTCAGGATTTGAGCATCCTTCAGAAG TGCAACATGAATGCATCCCTCAAGCAATCTTAGGAATGGATGTCATTTGTCAAGCAAAATCTGGGATGGGAAAGACTGctgtttttgttctttcttcacTTCAGCAAGTTGATCCTGTTCCTGGTCAAGTTGCAGCTCTTGTTCTTTGCCACACAAGAGAACTGGCTTATCAG ATTTGCCATGAATTTGAGAGATTCAGCACATATCTTCCTGATATAAAGGCTGCTGTTTTCTATGGTGGCGTCAATATCAAGGTTCACAAAGAATTGCTCAAGAATGAATGTCCTCATATTGTTGTTGGAACACCTGGGAGGATTCTTGCTCTGGCTAGAGATAAGGACCTTGGTTTAAAGAACGTGAGGCATTTCATACTTGATGAGTGTGACAAGATGCTTGAATCACTTG ATATGAGAAGAGACGTCCAGGAGATTTTCAAATTGACTCCTCATGATAAACAAGTGATGATGTTTTCAGCCACACTTAGTAAAGAGATTCGACCTGTTTGCAAGAAATTTATGCAAGAT cCTATGGAAATCTATGTGGATGATGAGGCCAAGTTGACGCTTCATGGTCTTGTCCAG CACTACATAAAATTGCAAGAGTCAGAGAAGAACCGGAAGTTGAATGATCTTCTTGATGCTCTGGACTTCAACCAAGTAGTTATTTTTGTCAAGAGTGTTAGCAGAGCAGCAGAGTTGAACAAGTTGCTTGTGGAATGTAACTTCCCATCCATATGCATACATTCTGCAATGTCACAGGAAGAGAG ATTGAAACGATACAAAGGCTTCAAGGAAGGGAAGCAAAGGATTCTCGTGGCAACTGACTTAGTAGGGAGGGGGATTGACATAGAACGTGttaatatagttattaattATGACATGCCTGATTCTGCGGATACTTACTTGCACAGG gTAGGAAGAGCGGGTAGATTTGGCACGAAGGGGCTTGCTATTACTTTTGTCTCCTCCACTGCCGACTCTGAAGTTCTTAATCAG GTGCAATCTAGGTTTGAAGTTGATATTAAGGAGCTTCCTGAACAAATTGACACTTCGACATACA TGCCAAATTGA